The Deltaproteobacteria bacterium genome includes a window with the following:
- a CDS encoding glutamyl-tRNA reductase translates to MALSRTEPVLFLLGANHVSAPVELRELLYIAPEPLAALLPALRERHQFRELVALSTCNRFELIGIAPPTANLNALLYQAFLDLHHQHGVVRDKISDEDIQRALYLHTESDAVRHLYRVASSLDSLVLGETQITGQFKDAMTVAATSGTIGPTLQRLGQEALATAKKIRTQTAIGKKTVSISHAALELAGKVFGKLGDHSFLLIGAGEMSRVAAKYVTNYNPRNIFIANRTVERARDLVTELGTGEAFGMEEIPGLLTSADIVISSTAAPGIVLDAMTVERAKSARRGRPLILLDIAMPRDIDPDCGDLDDVYLFDIDDLQQVSAANFEERRKAAEEAEDLVHRGVDQFKNWQKTWSVKPVLAAFRNYVGELIDREAGKTLAKEHFRDLNAKQRESLKALFDAIASKITADAARQITSPPPGFEAEQLAQSILALFPDTAEHRAEPRAEKTKDKDSQ, encoded by the coding sequence ATAGCTTTGAGTCGGACTGAGCCAGTACTCTTTCTCCTTGGCGCCAATCACGTCTCGGCCCCGGTCGAGTTGCGTGAGCTCCTCTATATTGCGCCAGAGCCTTTGGCAGCATTGCTGCCAGCCTTGCGCGAGCGGCACCAATTCCGCGAGCTCGTGGCGCTCTCAACTTGTAACCGTTTTGAGTTGATCGGCATCGCCCCGCCAACGGCTAACTTGAATGCGCTGCTTTATCAGGCATTTTTGGATCTCCATCATCAACACGGTGTGGTACGCGACAAGATCAGCGACGAGGATATTCAACGTGCGCTCTATCTGCACACCGAGAGCGACGCGGTCCGTCATTTGTACCGCGTGGCGTCGAGTCTAGACTCCCTGGTCTTGGGCGAGACGCAAATAACCGGGCAGTTCAAGGACGCGATGACGGTGGCAGCTACGTCAGGCACCATTGGACCGACGCTACAAAGGCTGGGACAAGAAGCTCTTGCTACCGCCAAAAAGATCAGAACCCAAACGGCCATCGGCAAGAAGACCGTGAGCATCAGTCATGCGGCTCTGGAGCTAGCGGGCAAGGTGTTCGGCAAGCTCGGCGACCATTCCTTTCTCTTAATCGGTGCGGGGGAAATGTCGCGCGTCGCGGCCAAGTACGTCACCAACTATAATCCGCGTAATATATTCATCGCCAACCGCACGGTGGAGCGGGCGCGCGACTTAGTGACGGAGCTCGGCACTGGCGAGGCCTTCGGCATGGAGGAAATTCCGGGCCTGCTCACCAGCGCCGATATCGTTATCAGCTCTACAGCAGCTCCCGGCATCGTCCTCGATGCGATGACCGTGGAGCGGGCAAAATCGGCGCGGCGCGGCCGTCCTCTGATATTGCTCGATATCGCTATGCCCAGGGATATCGATCCGGACTGTGGTGATCTAGACGATGTCTATCTATTCGACATAGACGATTTGCAGCAAGTATCGGCAGCCAATTTCGAAGAGCGCCGCAAAGCCGCTGAAGAAGCCGAAGATCTCGTCCACCGCGGTGTCGATCAGTTTAAAAACTGGCAGAAGACGTGGTCCGTTAAACCCGTGCTCGCGGCTTTCCGCAACTACGTCGGTGAGCTGATCGACCGTGAGGCTGGCAAAACTCTGGCCAAAGAACACTTTCGCGACCTCAACGCTAAACAACGCGAGAGCCTCAAAGCGTTATTCGACGCCATAGCTAGCAAAATCACCGCCGATGCTGCCAGACAAATCACCAGCCCGCCGCCAGGGTTTGAAGCCGAACAACTGGCGCAGAGCATACTCGCGCTGTTTCCCGATACAGCCGAACATAGAGCCGAGCCTAGAGCCGAGAAAACAAAGGACAAGGACTCACAATGA
- the hemC gene encoding hydroxymethylbilane synthase — translation MSTTPAPKSHITIATRGSALALWQADHIAALLAKRGVKSEKLILKTTADRVQDRFLHEMGGKGLFIKELEEALLAGQADLAVHSLKDMPVNMGEPFQLAAILPRHAATDVIIYRKDVAARIKPRQSLSAADLWSLGALTVGTGSLRRQNIMERIAPALTCVGIRGNVDTRLKRLEAGEWDAIILAEASLERLGLGDVPHSRLSPEWFIPAPGQGALALETRAGDPLAAWLGAELGCKETRLAISIERDILGRLGGDCTLPFGCYVRSDKAASPHLVAQAAIFSSRTDIAEAQVSAPYPGPGKFDAKAFCDTLLRKLAASGAAKVLTELGLPVPSELAGLAPW, via the coding sequence ATGAGCACGACCCCCGCTCCCAAATCTCATATCACCATCGCCACGCGCGGCAGCGCCCTGGCTCTTTGGCAAGCTGATCACATCGCGGCACTGCTTGCCAAGCGTGGCGTCAAAAGCGAAAAGCTGATTTTAAAAACCACGGCTGACCGCGTACAAGATCGCTTCCTCCACGAAATGGGGGGCAAAGGTCTCTTCATCAAGGAGTTAGAAGAGGCCCTACTCGCCGGCCAGGCAGACCTCGCGGTACATAGCCTCAAGGACATGCCGGTCAACATGGGCGAGCCTTTTCAGCTTGCCGCCATTTTGCCGCGGCACGCAGCGACTGATGTCATCATTTACCGTAAAGACGTGGCTGCGCGCATCAAACCACGCCAGAGCCTTAGTGCGGCGGATCTTTGGTCCCTTGGCGCACTCACCGTCGGTACCGGTAGCCTCCGGCGCCAGAATATCATGGAGCGCATTGCCCCTGCCCTGACCTGTGTTGGTATTCGTGGCAATGTCGATACGCGCCTGAAGCGCCTGGAAGCAGGCGAGTGGGATGCCATCATTTTGGCCGAGGCCTCGCTGGAGCGACTCGGACTTGGCGACGTACCGCATTCGCGCCTGTCGCCGGAGTGGTTTATCCCGGCGCCAGGTCAGGGGGCATTGGCCCTTGAAACCAGGGCCGGTGATCCACTGGCAGCATGGCTTGGCGCCGAACTCGGGTGTAAAGAGACGCGGCTCGCTATCTCCATCGAGCGGGATATCCTTGGGCGCCTTGGCGGCGATTGTACGCTGCCCTTCGGTTGTTATGTCCGCAGTGACAAAGCGGCATCACCCCATTTGGTGGCGCAGGCGGCCATTTTTTCGAGCCGGACGGATATTGCTGAGGCGCAGGTGTCAGCACCCTACCCTGGACCAGGCAAATTTGATGCGAAAGCTTTCTGTGACACCCTGCTGCGTAAACTTGCCGCTAGCGGCGCAGCCAAGGTTTTGACTGAACTTGGTTTGCCCGTCCCATCAGAATTAGCCGGACTGGCGCCGTGGTGA